A window of Xylophilus sp. GW821-FHT01B05 contains these coding sequences:
- a CDS encoding mannose-1-phosphate guanylyltransferase/mannose-6-phosphate isomerase: MTASTNSWPLVPVILCGGSGVRLWPLSRESHPKQFLALTGGQTMLQQTALRLRGLPPAIVVDSSPILVCNEEHRFMAAEQLMAVGVRHPRIVLEHIGRNTAPALTLAALTAVEQGEDPILLAMPADHVISDVGAFHAAVMQAAPGAASGALMTFGIVADRPETGYGYIQRGTEYSPGAFHVTCFKEKPDADTARRYVASGDHLWNGGLFMVRASVWLKAIGHFHAAILEACSTAMTQAVRDVDFVRPQAASFATCPSDSIDYAVMERLPACPELGIPAGVVSLQAGWSDVGAWDALWELLDHDVRQNALVGDAVLRDSSASLLFASSRLVVGVGLHNVVVVETPDAVLVLDRRHAQEVKEVVLQLRTQGHVLADTHRKVQRPWGWYDSIDRGERFQVKRIVVNPGASLSLQMHHHRAEHWVVVKGTAQITNGEKTFLMAENESTYIPPGHLHRLANPGKISLEIIEVQSGSYLGEDDIVRFKDDYGRSKLD; this comes from the coding sequence ATGACCGCCAGTACCAACTCTTGGCCGCTCGTTCCTGTCATTCTCTGCGGCGGCAGTGGAGTTCGGCTATGGCCTTTATCGCGTGAAAGCCACCCGAAGCAGTTTCTGGCGCTGACCGGAGGCCAGACCATGTTGCAGCAGACGGCCCTTCGCCTGAGGGGGCTGCCACCGGCGATAGTGGTGGACTCCTCTCCGATCCTAGTTTGCAATGAAGAGCATCGCTTCATGGCGGCGGAGCAACTGATGGCAGTTGGTGTTCGCCATCCTCGGATCGTGTTGGAACACATCGGCCGCAATACGGCCCCAGCCCTCACCCTGGCAGCGCTCACTGCAGTTGAGCAAGGGGAAGATCCCATCCTGCTGGCGATGCCGGCAGACCATGTGATATCCGACGTTGGTGCATTTCACGCTGCCGTCATGCAAGCGGCGCCGGGTGCCGCGAGTGGTGCTCTGATGACGTTCGGCATCGTCGCAGACCGTCCAGAGACGGGCTATGGCTACATCCAGCGTGGTACGGAGTACTCGCCCGGGGCCTTCCATGTAACTTGCTTCAAGGAAAAACCTGATGCCGATACGGCACGTCGCTACGTGGCGTCCGGCGACCATCTGTGGAATGGCGGCTTGTTCATGGTGCGGGCGAGCGTCTGGCTCAAGGCCATTGGCCATTTCCACGCCGCCATCCTTGAGGCGTGTTCAACTGCGATGACGCAGGCCGTTCGTGATGTGGACTTCGTGCGGCCTCAGGCAGCAAGCTTCGCCACATGTCCTTCTGACTCCATCGACTACGCCGTGATGGAGCGCTTGCCCGCGTGTCCCGAACTAGGCATTCCTGCCGGCGTGGTCTCCCTGCAGGCTGGCTGGTCTGATGTGGGGGCCTGGGACGCGCTATGGGAGTTGCTGGATCACGATGTGCGTCAGAACGCATTGGTGGGCGACGCTGTGCTGCGCGATTCCAGTGCGTCACTGCTGTTTGCCAGCAGTCGCCTTGTGGTGGGAGTAGGGCTGCACAACGTTGTGGTGGTCGAGACACCGGATGCTGTGCTGGTGCTGGATAGACGTCACGCTCAAGAGGTCAAGGAGGTTGTGCTGCAGTTGCGGACGCAGGGTCATGTGTTGGCCGACACGCACCGAAAAGTTCAGCGCCCTTGGGGGTGGTACGACAGCATTGATCGTGGCGAACGCTTCCAAGTCAAGCGCATCGTGGTCAATCCCGGCGCGAGTTTGAGCTTGCAGATGCACCACCATCGCGCGGAGCATTGGGTGGTCGTGAAGGGGACGGCGCAAATCACCAACGGCGAGAAGACATTCTTGATGGCTGAAAATGAGTCCACCTACATACCGCCTGGCCATTTGCATCGGTTGGCCAATCCCGGAAAAATCTCTCTGGAGATCATAGAAGTACAATCCGGGTCCTACCTTGGGGAGGATGATATTGTGAGATTTAAGGATGATTATGGTCGATCGAAGTTGGATTGA
- a CDS encoding DoxX family protein, with the protein MIRSDDTGKLVLRVSLGILILLHGIFKLSAGVGFISGMLASHGLPAALAYLAYVGEIVAPVLLILGLFTRAAAWILVVNMLFAFGLVHMKDLFALTNQGGWKLELQGMYLFGALAVAFLGAGRFSVGGSSGKLN; encoded by the coding sequence ATGATCCGTTCCGACGACACCGGCAAGCTCGTTCTGCGAGTGAGCCTGGGCATTCTTATCCTGCTGCATGGCATCTTCAAACTCAGCGCTGGCGTTGGGTTCATATCCGGGATGCTCGCCTCGCACGGCTTGCCCGCTGCCCTGGCCTATCTTGCCTATGTGGGTGAAATCGTCGCGCCCGTGCTGCTGATCCTGGGCCTCTTCACGCGCGCGGCAGCCTGGATCCTGGTCGTCAATATGCTGTTCGCTTTTGGCCTTGTGCATATGAAAGACTTGTTCGCGCTCACCAACCAGGGCGGCTGGAAGCTGGAGCTGCAGGGCATGTACCTGTTTGGCGCATTGGCCGTGGCCTTCCTGGGCGCTGGCCGCTTCAGCGTGGGCGGCAGCAGCGGTAAGTTGAACTAA
- a CDS encoding amino acid ABC transporter permease, translated as MNWRGELFGGPVRSLCTLVLAALLGWIAWHVGAWALVGAVFRPDAEACRALQHGACWGVVAEKWRAILFGRYPFDAQWRPAVAAAVLALLLLASAWPRCWRWGLLPAWVGGVALFVLLMHGGAAGLEAVPTGRWGGLALTIALATFALALAFPLGLLLALGRRSSWPVVRTLCSTYIELVRGVPLISVLFMASFLLPLLVPAGLRPDVFVRVLAGLALFAAAYLAEIIRGGLQAVPFGQVEAATALGMGRWQVQRDVVLPQALRMVVPALVNAVIGTLKDTSLVTVVGLFELTGALGLALGGDPVWRPFYLEGYLFLAALYWVMCFGLSRYGRWLERYIARQPI; from the coding sequence ATGAACTGGCGCGGCGAGCTGTTCGGCGGCCCGGTGCGCAGCCTGTGCACCCTGGTGCTGGCCGCGCTGCTGGGCTGGATCGCCTGGCATGTAGGCGCCTGGGCCTTGGTGGGCGCGGTGTTTCGGCCCGATGCCGAGGCCTGCCGGGCGCTGCAACATGGCGCCTGCTGGGGCGTGGTGGCGGAGAAGTGGCGCGCCATCCTGTTTGGCCGCTACCCCTTCGATGCGCAATGGCGGCCGGCCGTTGCCGCAGCCGTGCTGGCGCTGCTGCTGCTGGCCAGCGCCTGGCCGCGCTGCTGGCGCTGGGGCCTGCTGCCGGCATGGGTAGGCGGTGTGGCGCTGTTCGTGCTGCTCATGCATGGCGGTGCCGCTGGGCTGGAGGCCGTGCCCACCGGCCGCTGGGGCGGCTTGGCGCTGACCATTGCGTTGGCCACCTTTGCGCTGGCGCTGGCCTTTCCGCTGGGCTTGCTGCTGGCGCTGGGCAGGCGTTCTTCCTGGCCCGTGGTGCGCACGCTGTGCAGCACCTATATCGAGCTGGTGCGTGGCGTGCCGCTGATCTCGGTGCTGTTCATGGCGTCCTTCCTGTTGCCACTGCTGGTGCCAGCGGGCTTGCGGCCGGATGTGTTTGTGCGTGTGCTGGCCGGGCTGGCGCTGTTTGCCGCGGCCTACCTGGCGGAAATCATCCGCGGTGGCCTGCAGGCCGTGCCCTTCGGGCAGGTGGAGGCGGCGACTGCCCTGGGCATGGGGCGCTGGCAGGTGCAACGCGATGTGGTGCTGCCGCAGGCGCTGCGCATGGTGGTGCCGGCCCTGGTGAATGCGGTGATCGGCACGCTCAAGGACACCTCGCTGGTGACGGTTGTCGGCCTGTTCGAGCTGACCGGCGCACTGGGCCTGGCGCTGGGCGGCGACCCGGTGTGGCGGCCGTTCTACCTGGAGGGCTACCTGTTCCTGGCGGCCCTCTATTGGGTCATGTGCTTCGGGCTGTCGCGCTATGGCCGCTGGCTGGAGCGGTACATCGCGCGGCAACCCATCTGA
- a CDS encoding acyltransferase has protein sequence MSSNHHIKEVDNLRAVAIVMTLVAHLGFFTHEKNDWYAYAIQNIAQFWGGVDLFFVISGFVISKQLHALLRIGDGWSANANGLKIFFVKRFFRIFPQAFFWAAVVLFFSWYFQGIGKFGDFSKVVWHFFASAFSVENIYLTFDVTPQLSIYWSLSIEEQFYIIFPMLLIFLSKKRVLAVLLAAAVFQLLLPRPVDQSKIIFMVRYDALILGCFIYLWTLTSHYLNLRKRLANNSKTLFAGQVLLLLAVMAIPVHMRGVWCMVGVLDICCCLIVAISVLQLRAFEFRSLAGKVFGYLGTRSYAIYLCHIPVAFLILSVDSLLGTRWAPQKIMDYQIFGTIILVFFAAEMSYQLIEKPLRKRGRVLAQRWQGSVQAVPV, from the coding sequence ATGAGCTCGAATCACCATATTAAAGAAGTTGACAACCTGAGGGCCGTGGCCATTGTCATGACGTTAGTGGCGCATCTGGGCTTTTTCACTCATGAAAAAAATGATTGGTATGCTTATGCCATTCAGAATATTGCCCAATTTTGGGGCGGAGTGGATCTGTTTTTCGTCATATCCGGTTTTGTCATCTCCAAGCAGCTGCATGCCTTGTTGCGCATTGGCGATGGATGGAGCGCCAATGCCAATGGGCTAAAGATATTTTTTGTAAAAAGATTTTTCAGAATATTTCCGCAGGCTTTTTTCTGGGCGGCCGTCGTTCTTTTCTTTAGTTGGTATTTTCAGGGGATTGGGAAATTTGGAGACTTCTCAAAAGTCGTATGGCATTTTTTTGCATCCGCTTTCTCTGTGGAGAATATATATCTAACTTTCGACGTGACTCCGCAGCTGTCAATTTATTGGTCGCTGTCGATAGAAGAGCAGTTTTATATTATTTTCCCAATGCTGCTGATCTTCTTGTCGAAAAAAAGGGTGCTCGCTGTTTTGCTGGCGGCAGCAGTTTTCCAGCTTTTGCTTCCTCGCCCTGTCGATCAGTCAAAAATAATATTCATGGTGAGATATGATGCGCTGATACTGGGGTGCTTTATCTATCTATGGACGCTCACAAGCCACTACTTGAATTTGAGGAAAAGACTGGCTAATAATTCGAAAACCCTATTCGCTGGTCAAGTCCTGCTGCTTCTTGCGGTCATGGCGATACCTGTTCACATGCGGGGCGTATGGTGCATGGTAGGGGTATTGGATATTTGTTGTTGCTTGATCGTTGCAATTTCAGTACTGCAACTCAGGGCTTTTGAATTCCGTTCCTTGGCGGGGAAGGTTTTTGGCTATCTGGGTACGCGCTCGTATGCCATCTACTTGTGCCATATTCCGGTCGCTTTTTTGATTCTCAGCGTGGACTCGCTTCTGGGGACCCGTTGGGCGCCTCAGAAAATAATGGACTACCAGATATTTGGAACGATAATATTGGTCTTTTTCGCTGCCGAAATGTCTTATCAACTCATTGAAAAGCCGTTGCGCAAACGAGGTCGCGTTCTCGCACAACGGTGGCAAGGCAGCGTGCAGGCGGTGCCCGTCTAA
- a CDS encoding DUF2304 domain-containing protein translates to MTSLQITTALLGIGLAAVILFLVRRDHMYVIHGMFWIVVAFCAALLGLWPRLIDRMAALVGISYPPALLLLGVSIVLFIKALHTDMVNTRIERNQRLLNQRLAIFELERNATDTSADGRR, encoded by the coding sequence ATGACCAGTCTGCAGATTACGACCGCCTTGCTGGGTATTGGTTTGGCCGCCGTCATCCTGTTTCTGGTGCGTCGCGACCACATGTATGTCATCCATGGCATGTTCTGGATCGTGGTCGCGTTCTGTGCCGCCTTGTTGGGGCTATGGCCGCGCTTGATCGACCGCATGGCCGCGCTGGTCGGAATCAGCTATCCGCCCGCACTGCTGCTGCTGGGTGTTTCCATCGTGCTCTTCATCAAGGCCTTGCACACAGACATGGTGAATACGCGTATTGAGCGAAATCAGCGGCTTCTGAATCAGCGCTTGGCCATCTTCGAATTAGAGCGCAATGCCACCGATACCTCTGCTGATGGACGGCGCTAG
- a CDS encoding YbaN family protein, giving the protein MPDTSQRPLPAPVRLLLAAFAVLCIALGVVGIFVPGMPTTVFIIMAAWAAARSSPRLHAWLMGHRLFGPLLRNWQNGGRMSRRAKWSATAAMAFCALILLATTQRVWAASLALACMDGVLAWLWCRPEPA; this is encoded by the coding sequence ATGCCCGATACCTCGCAACGCCCCTTGCCTGCCCCAGTGCGCCTGCTGCTGGCGGCCTTTGCCGTGCTCTGCATTGCGCTGGGGGTGGTGGGCATCTTCGTGCCGGGCATGCCGACCACGGTCTTCATCATCATGGCTGCCTGGGCCGCGGCGCGCAGCTCGCCACGGCTGCATGCGTGGCTGATGGGCCACCGCCTGTTCGGGCCCTTGCTGCGCAATTGGCAGAACGGCGGCCGCATGAGCCGCCGTGCCAAATGGAGCGCCACGGCGGCCATGGCGTTTTGTGCGCTGATCCTGCTGGCCACCACCCAGCGCGTATGGGCTGCCTCGCTAGCGCTGGCTTGCATGGATGGCGTGCTGGCCTGGCTCTGGTGCCGACCAGAGCCGGCCTAG
- a CDS encoding peptide deformylase yields the protein MAVRDILKMGDPRLLRVAPPVPANAFGSEALHALITDMFDTMHAVNGAGLAAPQIGVDLQLVIFGTDAPNPRYPDAPVVPRTVLLNPVIEPLGAEEEEGWEGCLSVPGLRGVVPRWARIRYTGVDPEGQPIDRTVEGFHARVAQHECDHLIGKLYPMRIRDFSRFGFTEILFPGLDASEDD from the coding sequence ATGGCTGTTCGAGACATTCTCAAGATGGGCGACCCGCGTCTGCTGCGCGTCGCCCCGCCCGTGCCGGCCAATGCCTTTGGCAGCGAAGCCCTGCACGCCCTCATCACCGACATGTTCGACACCATGCACGCCGTCAACGGCGCTGGCCTGGCTGCGCCGCAGATTGGCGTCGACCTGCAACTGGTGATCTTCGGCACCGATGCCCCCAACCCGCGTTACCCCGATGCGCCGGTGGTGCCGCGCACCGTGCTGCTGAACCCCGTGATCGAGCCGCTGGGCGCCGAGGAAGAAGAGGGCTGGGAAGGCTGCCTGTCGGTGCCCGGCCTGCGCGGCGTGGTGCCGCGTTGGGCGCGCATCCGCTACACCGGCGTTGACCCTGAGGGGCAGCCCATTGACCGCACGGTCGAGGGCTTTCACGCCCGGGTGGCGCAGCATGAGTGCGACCACCTGATCGGCAAGCTCTACCCCATGCGCATCCGGGACTTCAGCCGCTTTGGCTTCACCGAAATCCTGTTCCCAGGCCTGGACGCCTCGGAAGACGACTGA
- the ligA gene encoding NAD-dependent DNA ligase LigA, translating into MNIEAIRAQLERWMHQYYVLDAPEVPDAEYDRVYRQLQALEEANPELITPDSPTQRVGGAPLGQFAPVRHAVAMLSIRTETDTEASGAVNFDTRVRKELGLKEGDPPVAYMAELKFDGLAMNLRYEEGRLVHAATRGDGEQGEDVTQNIRTIRQIPLKLPAGAPAVLEVRGEVYMRRDDFEQLNERQREAGDKSFVNPRNAAAGAVRQLDPAIAAKRPLSFFAYGWGEVQGWPDEPPTQDGVLAAFAAFGFPVDKHRAVVEGSDGLAAFHARIGKLRDQLPFDIDGVVYKVNELALQKQLGFVTREPRWAVAHKYPAQEQMTQVMGIDVQVGRTGKLTPVARLAPVFVGGVTVTNATLHNLFELRRKGVRVGDTAIVRRAGDVIPEVVGVLPTPRPHYVPNFRMPRECPVCGSAVVREKTEVNHRCTGGLFCAAQRKEAILHFAQRRAMDIEGLGDKLVDQLVEGGIIRTLPELYKLGVGKLAALERMADKSALNLVEALEKSKQTTLPRFLFGLGIRHIGEATAKDLARYFGALDPIMDATVEQLLEVNDVGPIVALALRTFFDQPHNREVVEQLRAAGVHWPEGPPAPRALLPLAGKTFVLTGTLPTLSREDAKELLEAAGAKVAGSVSKKTDYVVAGAEAGSKLEKAQVLGIAVLDEDGLRQLLPDSSAG; encoded by the coding sequence ATGAATATAGAAGCAATCCGGGCGCAGCTCGAGCGCTGGATGCACCAGTACTACGTGCTGGATGCCCCCGAAGTCCCGGACGCCGAATACGACCGCGTCTACCGCCAATTGCAGGCGCTGGAAGAAGCAAACCCCGAACTCATCACCCCCGATTCGCCCACCCAGCGCGTCGGTGGCGCGCCGCTGGGCCAGTTCGCGCCGGTGCGGCACGCCGTGGCCATGCTCAGCATCCGCACCGAAACCGACACCGAAGCCAGCGGCGCCGTCAACTTCGACACCCGCGTGCGCAAGGAGCTGGGCCTGAAAGAAGGCGATCCACCGGTCGCCTACATGGCCGAGCTGAAGTTCGACGGCCTGGCCATGAACCTGCGCTACGAAGAAGGCCGCCTGGTGCATGCCGCCACCCGCGGCGACGGCGAGCAGGGCGAGGACGTGACGCAGAACATCCGCACCATTCGCCAGATCCCGCTCAAGCTGCCGGCCGGCGCGCCCGCCGTGCTGGAAGTGCGCGGCGAGGTCTACATGCGCCGCGACGATTTCGAACAGCTCAACGAGCGCCAGCGCGAGGCCGGCGACAAGAGCTTCGTCAACCCACGCAACGCCGCCGCCGGCGCGGTGCGCCAGCTGGACCCGGCCATCGCCGCCAAGCGCCCGCTGTCCTTCTTTGCCTACGGCTGGGGCGAGGTGCAGGGCTGGCCTGACGAACCGCCCACGCAGGACGGCGTGCTGGCCGCGTTTGCCGCCTTTGGCTTTCCCGTGGACAAGCACCGCGCGGTAGTGGAGGGCTCCGATGGCCTGGCCGCCTTCCACGCCAGGATAGGTAAGCTGCGCGACCAGTTGCCCTTCGACATCGACGGCGTGGTCTACAAGGTCAACGAGCTGGCGCTGCAAAAGCAGTTGGGCTTTGTCACGCGCGAGCCGCGCTGGGCCGTGGCCCACAAGTACCCGGCACAAGAGCAGATGACCCAGGTCATGGGCATAGACGTGCAGGTCGGCCGCACCGGCAAGCTCACGCCGGTGGCGCGGCTGGCGCCGGTGTTTGTGGGCGGCGTGACCGTTACCAATGCCACGCTGCACAACCTGTTCGAACTGCGCCGCAAGGGCGTGCGCGTGGGTGACACCGCCATCGTGCGCCGTGCCGGCGACGTGATCCCCGAAGTGGTCGGCGTGCTGCCTACACCGCGCCCGCACTACGTGCCCAATTTCCGCATGCCGCGTGAGTGCCCGGTCTGCGGCAGCGCCGTGGTGCGCGAGAAGACGGAAGTCAACCACCGCTGCACCGGCGGCCTGTTCTGCGCCGCGCAGCGCAAGGAGGCGATCCTGCACTTTGCGCAGCGCCGCGCCATGGATATCGAAGGCCTGGGCGACAAGCTGGTGGACCAGCTGGTGGAGGGCGGCATCATCCGCACCCTGCCCGAGCTTTACAAGCTGGGCGTGGGCAAGCTCGCCGCGCTGGAGCGCATGGCCGACAAATCGGCGCTCAACCTGGTCGAGGCGCTGGAGAAATCCAAGCAGACCACGCTGCCGCGCTTTTTGTTCGGCCTGGGCATTCGCCACATCGGCGAGGCCACGGCCAAGGACCTGGCACGCTACTTTGGCGCGCTGGACCCGATCATGGACGCCACGGTAGAGCAATTGCTGGAGGTGAACGACGTGGGCCCCATCGTGGCGCTGGCGCTGCGCACCTTTTTTGACCAGCCGCACAACCGTGAGGTGGTCGAGCAACTGCGCGCAGCCGGCGTGCATTGGCCCGAAGGCCCACCGGCACCACGTGCCCTGCTGCCGCTGGCCGGCAAGACCTTTGTGCTGACCGGCACGCTGCCCACGCTCTCGCGCGAGGACGCCAAGGAACTGCTGGAAGCCGCCGGCGCCAAGGTGGCCGGCTCGGTCAGCAAAAAGACGGACTACGTCGTGGCCGGCGCCGAGGCTGGCAGCAAGCTGGAGAAGGCGCAGGTGCTCGGCATTGCCGTGCTGGACGAAGACGGCCTGCGCCAATTGCTGCCTGATTCAAGCGCGGGTTGA
- a CDS encoding amino acid ABC transporter substrate-binding protein, with amino-acid sequence MQSTTSRRLASLAAFAALACSAVPAFAGKTLDAVKQRGTLNCGVTNGVAGFSAPDSQGNWSGLDVDTCRAVAAAVLGDPKKVNFVPLNAQQRFAALQAGEIDMLARNTTWTLSRDASLGLEFTTITYYDGQGFLVPKKLKVTSAKQLKGAEICTQSGTTNEKNVSDYFRAQNIKVKTVVFENFEASFKAFFSGRCQVFTTDASTLAGLRNKEAKNPDDYVILPDLISKEPFAPVVRRGDDEWFTIVKWVPHALIEAEELGVTQAGVDAAKSGSQDPAVQRLLGSSEDMGKLLGLDKDWAYRAVKAVGNYGEVFERNVGPKSVLQLPRGLNNLWNKGGLVYALPVR; translated from the coding sequence ATGCAGAGCACCACCTCCCGCCGCCTCGCATCGCTGGCCGCCTTCGCCGCACTGGCCTGCAGCGCTGTCCCTGCCTTCGCCGGCAAGACGCTGGACGCCGTCAAGCAGCGCGGCACGCTCAACTGCGGCGTGACCAACGGCGTGGCTGGCTTCTCGGCGCCGGATTCGCAGGGCAACTGGTCGGGCCTGGACGTGGACACCTGCCGCGCCGTGGCCGCGGCCGTGCTGGGCGACCCGAAGAAGGTCAACTTCGTGCCGCTCAATGCGCAGCAGCGCTTTGCCGCGCTGCAGGCTGGCGAGATCGACATGCTGGCGCGTAACACCACCTGGACGCTGTCGCGCGACGCCTCGCTGGGCCTGGAGTTCACCACCATCACCTACTACGACGGCCAGGGCTTTTTGGTGCCGAAGAAGCTCAAGGTCACCAGCGCCAAGCAACTGAAGGGCGCCGAGATCTGCACCCAGTCGGGCACCACCAATGAGAAGAACGTGTCGGACTACTTCCGCGCACAGAACATCAAGGTCAAGACGGTGGTGTTCGAGAATTTCGAGGCTTCCTTCAAGGCCTTTTTCTCGGGCCGCTGCCAGGTCTTCACCACCGATGCGTCCACCCTGGCCGGCCTGCGCAACAAGGAGGCCAAGAATCCGGACGATTACGTGATCCTGCCGGACCTGATCTCCAAGGAGCCGTTCGCGCCCGTGGTGCGGCGCGGCGACGACGAGTGGTTCACCATCGTCAAGTGGGTGCCGCACGCGTTGATCGAGGCTGAGGAACTGGGCGTGACCCAGGCCGGCGTCGATGCCGCCAAGAGCGGCAGCCAGGACCCGGCCGTGCAGCGCCTGCTGGGCAGCTCGGAAGACATGGGCAAGCTGCTGGGACTGGACAAGGACTGGGCCTACCGCGCCGTCAAGGCCGTGGGCAACTACGGCGAGGTGTTCGAGCGCAATGTGGGACCGAAGTCGGTACTGCAACTGCCGCGCGGGCTGAACAACCTCTGGAACAAGGGCGGCCTGGTCTACGCACTGCCGGTGCGATGA
- a CDS encoding glycosyltransferase yields the protein MSPVEAMAAGKPVIGVAEGGLLETVVHNETGVLLATPPTHEAVIAAVEQIEKMRGPRMSEVCRKRANLFSEATFIQRIRSVISPQASS from the coding sequence ATGTCACCGGTTGAAGCCATGGCCGCAGGCAAGCCGGTCATTGGTGTCGCCGAAGGCGGTCTGCTGGAGACCGTAGTTCACAACGAAACCGGAGTGCTTCTCGCCACGCCGCCAACTCATGAGGCTGTCATCGCCGCCGTCGAGCAGATCGAGAAAATGAGGGGGCCACGAATGTCTGAAGTTTGCAGAAAACGCGCCAATCTATTTTCTGAAGCAACATTCATTCAGCGGATTAGATCCGTCATCAGCCCGCAGGCATCGAGTTGA
- a CDS encoding ABC transporter permease subunit (The N-terminal region of this protein, as described by TIGR01726, is a three transmembrane segment that identifies a subfamily of ABC transporter permease subunits, which specificities that include histidine, arginine, glutamine, glutamate, L-cystine (sic), the opines (in Agrobacterium) octopine and nopaline, etc.) — MKGRGPRGAWRSWALQIALVALLLAGVAALAAHALEVLRGRGIQSGFDFLLQPAGFEIGEGWLDFHAGQPFWRAFLAGLINTLRAAVPAAAIALVLGTLLGIGRLAPHLLVRSICTWYVEALRNVPLLVQLLMLYFALTQLLPDATEAVQLLPGVWLSKSGLSLPWPVTAEGHWLPSSFEWPERTAFNISGGAALTPEYLAIVFALGLYTAAFVAEIVRAGIQSVPAGQVDAARAMGFGPAQQLRIVVLPQALRLIVPAVTNQVLALVKNSSLAVAVGYPELVSVANTSLNSTGRAFECIAVVMAVYLLLSLLIAGGTNLYNARVALRGWR; from the coding sequence ATGAAGGGCAGGGGGCCGCGCGGCGCTTGGCGCAGCTGGGCACTGCAGATCGCGCTGGTGGCCTTGCTACTGGCGGGCGTGGCGGCCTTGGCGGCCCATGCGCTGGAGGTGCTGCGCGGGCGCGGCATCCAGTCCGGCTTTGACTTTTTGCTGCAGCCTGCAGGCTTTGAGATCGGCGAGGGCTGGCTGGATTTTCACGCCGGCCAGCCGTTCTGGCGCGCCTTCCTGGCCGGGCTCATCAACACCTTGCGCGCAGCAGTGCCCGCCGCCGCCATTGCCCTGGTGCTGGGCACCTTGCTAGGCATAGGCCGGCTGGCACCACACCTGCTGGTGCGCAGCATCTGCACCTGGTATGTAGAGGCGCTGCGCAATGTGCCGCTGCTGGTGCAGTTGCTGATGCTGTACTTCGCGCTTACCCAATTGCTGCCTGACGCGACCGAGGCCGTGCAACTGTTGCCGGGCGTGTGGCTCAGCAAGAGCGGCTTGTCGCTGCCCTGGCCAGTAACAGCGGAAGGGCACTGGTTGCCCTCGTCATTCGAATGGCCCGAGCGCACCGCCTTCAACATCAGCGGTGGTGCGGCGCTTACGCCTGAATACCTGGCCATCGTCTTTGCGCTGGGCCTCTACACCGCGGCCTTTGTGGCGGAGATCGTGCGCGCCGGCATCCAGTCGGTGCCGGCCGGCCAGGTCGATGCGGCGCGCGCCATGGGCTTTGGGCCGGCGCAGCAGTTGCGCATCGTGGTGCTGCCGCAGGCGCTGCGGTTGATCGTGCCAGCGGTCACCAACCAGGTGCTGGCCCTGGTCAAGAACTCTTCGCTGGCGGTGGCGGTGGGCTATCCAGAGCTGGTGTCTGTCGCCAATACCTCGCTCAATTCCACCGGGCGCGCCTTTGAGTGCATTGCGGTGGTGATGGCCGTGTACCTGCTGCTCTCGCTGCTGATTGCCGGAGGCACCAACCTCTACAACGCCCGCGTGGCCCTGCGGGGTTGGCGATGA